ATATTGTGATATGATATGGAGGGAGTAGTTAGCTCGTATAATTCGAAAAAAAGGTAGTTAGCTCGTATAGCAAATGTTGGAAGTCACTTGCATGGACGGCGTGGACCTAACGATACGATACCACCTGCAAGCAAGAGAAGGCCAAGGAAAAAGAAAATGAGAGGACAAGTGGAGGAGTTTCCGTGACAGACAGGGGAAAGCGGCGGAGCAGCTCAGCCCCTCTGACCACCACCATCCTTCCTGCACAATTTCTTCCTCCTCGCACCGCTACTTTACCGCAGCCCGGAAAGAAAGCTAACCAAATCCCACACCTtcgctttcccctttcccctctccttttCCCCTCTCCCCCTCGGTTCCCAATTGTCTCGCCCTCTCTCTTCGCCTCTGCTTCACCATCTACCAGTCCGTGTGCTTGaccagagggagggagggagggctctTGAGGTTGTCTAGATCCCTTGTTTCTCCAACCGGGGCTGCTTAGCTTTCAAGCTGGCCGCCGACTCCAAGATTGCGGACCGGCGGGCGTTTCTTCCTTTCCAGTAAGTCAGCCGAGCAGGCTAGAGTTAATCGGGGCTATTCTTTACGAGTATTATTATTTTGCCTCAGTTTGTGTTAGCTGAATCTTGATGTTTGGATCATCCCTTTTGTCTGCCAGATACTGATATAGGAGCGGGCAATCTCATGTGCGAGGATGTGAGAGTTTCTTTTCTTGTTTCGGTGGAGTTGCTACAGTCCGAGTGTTGCGGATGATCTGGAATCTTGACTGAGGCCCCCGATTTGGGATTTCCTTTCAGCCGGTGCTGCAATCTGCATTCTTCAAGGTTGTTGGCGGCAGATGGGTTGCAGGCACTCCAAAGTGGAGGACGAGGAGGCGGTGAGGAGATGCAGGGACAGGAGGAACCTCATGAAGCAGCTCGTGCGCCGCCGTGTCGACCTTGCAGCCGCACACATCACCTACCTGCATGCACTCCGCAACACAGGAGCCACTCTCCGCCAATTCGCCGAGGTGGAGACTGCATCGTCACACCAGTCCCTTCCAGTCGTTGCCTCACCACCTCctccccctccgccgccgccgccaccaccaccgcctccggCATACTCTGTGACTTCTTCCATGCCACCATACTCGGTGACATCCTCAATGCCGCCATCACCACTCCCCCCACCACTCATACCGTTTAGTCCGATAAGGATAAGAAAGAGGGAGAAGAGAGATGGTGATCTCGACGGGGATGATTCCACGGATGAAGACGACGACACTGACAGCTGCTCGACGCctctgcccccgccgccgccgcccggtatGGAGTGGGAGTACACGGACCCAATCACTATGCGTCCCTTGGATTTTCTTCCATCTTCGTTGGCTGATCGGGACGATAAAGAAATGGCCTCACAGGTCAGCATGGATGACGATTGGGTGGAAACGAACATAGAATTTGATGGACAGGATCAAAGTGTCTCTGGCAATGCTGATGGCATACTTAGGCGTGTGGAATTGCATCCAGCAAAGAGTAGGGTTATGGGTGATGAAAACTCATCGATGATGAGCAGCTGGGTAACAAAGGACTCGAACTCTTCGGTGATGGCCTGGGCGACTGACAAGTCACTGGTAGAAATAGCCAAGGAGATTGATGAGTACTTCTTGAAAGCAGCCGCAAGTGGGACTGATGTTGTTATACTTTTGGATTCTGCTACCGGCCGGCTAGATCCCTCAGAGGTGCAAGTAAAGAAAGGTAATAAATTTAGCTTTTCTCATCCATATATCATCCTTGATATTTTGTTTAGATGTCATTTGGTAAGTTAAACTCTAGCCTATTCGGAAAAAAAAACCTTATACTCTAGCCTCTTATGATGCATATGTACTATGAAGTATGCCAACCTTCTTGtctatgtattgttggttctccAAGTGTCATGTACGTATCAAGTATACACCAACACATTGCAAAGCAATAGGTAATGGCACCAGGAGTACTAATATTTCGGGATCAACGACATTCCATGTTCCATACGTCTCCCTATTACCTCTTAACAAACCATCACTTCCTGAGGAATACCGTTTGTTGTTCTATGTGCAGGAAAAAATTCGAAGTCTGCCAAGGTTTTCTCTACACTTTCCTGGAGCTGGTCATTCAAGTCTGTACATGCTAACAGAGAATCCTCAACTGATGCTTGTGGATACGGTTATCATGGCAAAACACTAGATAAGCTTTATGACGAGGAGCAAAAACTCTATCAGTTAGTTAAGGTGCACTATGGGAGTCTTAAGTATTATTTTGATTTGGTCTATGTTCACCGAAATGCATTGCACAATACGCTCAAGGATTGAGATAACAGCTTATAGCTTGTATCTTAGATTTTGATGAATCGTTTATTGTTTAGGAATTTTTTGTTACCTCTATCAATAGGGGAAATTGATGCATCATGAATAAATGTTGACTTGTTACCTTATGCTGCCAGAAGTCGACACATTGTTGACtatcctatattgcaggatgaagaATTTGCAAGGCTTGAATACAGAAAGTACAGTTCATTGCTAAAGAAGCTAGAATCAGGGGAGCATGATAGGTTGCAGGCAGAGAAAGTTCGGGAAAATATCGAAGAACTGCAAACTCGGATAATGTCCTTAGAGGAAGCTGTAAGCTTGACATGTTTGACCATATCAAAGATCAGGGATGAGGAGTTATATCCTCAGGTTATTGAATTAGCTGCAGGGTGAGCTCTGAAAATCCGTGAACTAGCATATCCAATATAGTTCAAAAGCTTATATTTTACTAGTATCACGCTATTTATGTGGGTGTGATCTCTGTATTTGATTCCTGATATATAGCAATGCTTTTCAGGAAGCTCTGTTTATCACATTTCCTTGTTACTTGTTAAGATATACTAGCTTATAATAATTTCATCATAAGCGGGACACAAGTATAGCTCTTACGGCACTTATGTTGAGCCATAGTGGAGCTCTATTTTCATTCAGGATATGGCCGGCACTTATGTTGAGCCATACTAATTAGTATTTACCTCTGGCATCTTGTGCCATACTGTTGTTGTGGTGCGTGCTGCTTGTATTTTTCCCACCAATGACAGATGCAATCGCAACTCAGTTGCCATAGCTACAATACTGTCCTGTTAATTCTGCAGTTCTCCCTTGTGACTGCTATTTCCATGTCGGATTTCTCTTCTGACACACTTTTTTCTTGCTTCTGTTTATGTGGGCGCGGTCTCTGTTTTCGATtcctgatactccctccgttcctaaatataagtctttggagagattccactatgaaccacatacggagggaggaacggagggagtatatagcaaTGTTTATTTTCATGTCGGTTCTCTTCTGACACTTATTTTCCTTGCTTGTGACTCAGACTTGTGCATATGTGGAGAAACATGTACGAGTGCCATGAGGTTCAGAACC
The Triticum dicoccoides isolate Atlit2015 ecotype Zavitan chromosome 3A, WEW_v2.0, whole genome shotgun sequence genome window above contains:
- the LOC119268267 gene encoding protein ALTERED PHOSPHATE STARVATION RESPONSE 1-like, which translates into the protein MGCRHSKVEDEEAVRRCRDRRNLMKQLVRRRVDLAAAHITYLHALRNTGATLRQFAEVETASSHQSLPVVASPPPPPPPPPPPPPPPAYSVTSSMPPYSVTSSMPPSPLPPPLIPFSPIRIRKREKRDGDLDGDDSTDEDDDTDSCSTPLPPPPPPGMEWEYTDPITMRPLDFLPSSLADRDDKEMASQVSMDDDWVETNIEFDGQDQSVSGNADGILRRVELHPAKSRVMGDENSSMMSSWVTKDSNSSVMAWATDKSLVEIAKEIDEYFLKAAASGTDVVILLDSATGRLDPSEVQVKKGKNSKSAKVFSTLSWSWSFKSVHANRESSTDACGYGYHGKTLDKLYDEEQKLYQLVKDEEFARLEYRKYSSLLKKLESGEHDRLQAEKVRENIEELQTRIMSLEEAVSLTCLTISKIRDEELYPQVIELAAGLVHMWRNMYECHEVQNHIAQQASLLGNQPGSEPTTDSHCYATSQLEGEVSAWHNSFCNLITLQREYVTILNEWIGLTDCLPDNEGFMRSSSGIRSLCGELEHALKKLPEKVAAEAIKAFLSVIHSIVLQQAEERQLKKKSDNIESKFHAQLEKHSENAMQSSSQGSHARSYSVSKDDPKLDVFRKKVEEEKARYINSLRTSRAMTLNHLQTSLPNMFHALTGFSGVCVQAFEGISRCSEAAAAAAASHSGAASPTVSSCDDHPLYDATTEKLMNTNKVEVHAPAMLQLICPMLVMDSHIFI